atacatatatgtatgtatttatgtatgtatacttaataaaataatatacaagTGGTTAGTTTGGTTTTTCTGATTATAATGTTAATGACAGTGAAACATAGGTGTAAattgtattaaaatttataatgataaatatgtAATTGTCAAATTGTGTGAGCTTCCGACTTGAGGCACGCGGAATTGAGTATGTTTTTTTCTAATTCTTAGAATCTTAGTAAAGTGAACACGCTTTCTTCGATTTAGCTTCTTAATAACCAACTTTTGTATTAATCACGTGCAATTAATTATGTGAACCGTTCGGTCAATGGACAAGTTTTCTCAGTCGTTGAATGTAATAATGTCCAAACGGAGTCGTTTTTTCTTTCGAGTATTTTCTCGTTGCAGAAAGCGAGTCGTGACGTGGGCGGCCGAGAAAGTCGTGCCTCCTGCAGCGGGCGTCCACCTCCCAGAGTCTTCCAACTCTCGCCGCGCCGCACCGCCAGGCGATTTCGAGCCGTTGGATCATCCGCGTGTCATAACCTGAGTGGTTAGCCTTCGTCGACTAACTAGTGGCCTGGATCCAGTTTACATTGTTTGCCGCGTGGCCAAACTCGAAAAAGATCTCCACGGCGTACCACCAACCGTCTCCGCTCCACTCCCAGATGTGTAAGAAATATATGCCATCGCACCCTTCCTCTACGCCCTGATTCGAGCCGTTGTGATTCGCACTGACGCGAATTCCTATCGATTTCATCAATAAAGCTTTTTAatgttttttaaaaaagaaatgaGTAATTGTTTTAGACAGTGAGAAATAATTTAAAGACTTTTCGAATCGATGGCATGGAAAACATGGGAACCTGAAAGGTTGTAAACAAACACATTTGACAAATGATCGAAGGTGGGCCTCCTCGCATTTAAAGTTCTACTGGTCCCAGATGTACTCCCTCCATCAATCACACATTTGCATCATTTTTAttgaaacttatatatatatatatatatatatatatatatatatatatattcacgtgATTCCATTTGTGGGCCCAGGGGAAGCACCAATGGTGAAGCAAGAGTCGGTTTGGGACGGCGAGTGGATGCGCCACTCGAACACTCTACCATAACGCACCACCCATTCCCAGCTCTCCCAGCTCGCATAAATAACCCCACCCCGGCTCAGGGTCGAAGCACTCACTGCACGATCCCCAGCTCTCCTCTCGACAGATGGCCAAGGACGTGGAGGCGGCAGCAGGCCACGGCGAGTACGCCGTGAAGGACTACACGGACCCTCCGCCGGCGCCCCTCTTCGACTGGGAGGAGCTGACCAAGTGGTCGCTGTACCGCGCGGCGATCGCCGAGTTCATCGCCACCATGCTCTTCCTGTACGTCACCGTCGCCACGGTCATCGGGTACAAGCACCAGTCCGACCCCAACGTCAACCCCACCGACGCTGCCTGCAGCGGCGTCGGCATCCTCGGCATCGCCTGGGCCTTCGGCGGCATGATCTTCATCCTCGTCTACTGCACCGCCGGCATCTCCGGTACGTATCATCACGCTTCCGGTTCTTTTACGTCTCAGAGACCATAAACGATAGCATCTTTTCTTCCTGTTCTTTTCTCGGTCGCACAAAGTCCAAAAAGCAGAGATTCCAATCGAAAGAAACAGTCCAAAAATTCAAAGACATGGATAGACGGAGTCGAATAATGGACAGCTTTATGTATGAGAGTAAAGGATGCTGTTGTTGCAGGTGGCCACATAAACCCGGCGGTGACGTTTGGGCTGTTCCTGGCACGAAAGGTCTCCCTCATCCGCGCGCTGCTCTACATGATCGCCCAGTGCTTGGGAGCGATCTGTGGGGTTGGGCTGGTGAAGGGATTCCAGAAGGCCTTCTTCGTCCGCTACGGCGGCGGCGCCAACGAGCTCAGCGACGGCTACTCCAAGGGCACCGGCCTTGCCGCAGAGATCATCGGCACCTTCGTCCTCGTCTACACCGTATTCTCCGCCACCGACCCCAAGCGCAGCGCCCGCGACTCCCATGTGCCGGTACATTTCCATGGCATCGTCGGCAATTGCTTTGCTTAAATCTACAGCATCTTATTATCTGTGTCACATGCATCAGGTTCTGGCGCCACTCCCGATCGGGTTCGCAGTTTTCATGGTTCACCTCGCCACGATTCCCATCACCGGCACTGGCATCAACCCGGCGAGGAGCTTTGGAGCTGCAGTCATCTACAACAAGGACAAGGCTTGGGACGACCAGGTATACCCAATCCATTAGTGGCTCAAAGGTTCCTTATAAGCATGTCACATCACTTCACTGTCCACACCGTCACGAAAGTCTCTCCACATCCATCTAACGGGTTGGACTTTGAGGCAGTGTTTGGGCTAAATGAACTCCGCCAATGCGAGAATTCATTACTTGACATCTCCATGTACATGTTGTGGTCTGATCCAGTTATAATTAATTTGATTGCAGTGGATATTCTGGGTGGGGCCTCTCATCGGTGCCGCCATTGCCGCAGCTTATCACCAATACATCCTAAGAGCAGGAGCTGTCAAAGCTTTGGGTTCTTTCCGGAGCAATGCATGATCACCTCGTCGAATGGAATGATGGTTGGAGTCCAGTGGTGGCAAATGCCAtgtatcatctctctctctctctctctctctcatctgtcTTTGTACTACTTCCGTTTTCCAATCAAAGTGTTGCCACTCGAGTCATCAAATCGAAAAGTAAAAAAGGATTGTTCGTCTTCAGCCATCTTATAGCTAAGAGGATGGGAATGCTCGAAAATACGACTCACTGTCAATCTTGACGTCTCTATCCAAACATGTGTTGATGTGGAAAAAGCAGAGTTGAAATCCCAAGGAAATCCAAGACTAAGACAATTCCAAGGAAGAATAAACATAAGAGAACACTAAGAAATGCTGGTGTATTCCGTGCTCAACTAGTGCACTACGGCATTTCCTTTTTCTCAACGTGGTTTTGGTGAGTCGGTATCTACGGATCCAATCAAACGATCTCGGAACCATTGTAAAACCTTTCTTATTCTTCCTTTTAGGGCAACGAACGTGAAGTAGGTAAGTTTGGGTCGGCAGGATCCATTGGACATGTAGCAATCAATCAGCACGTGAACTGATGAAGAGATTAACATGAAAGCCTTGCAACCACAAAGACGGATGGAATTATGCCATCTTCGTATAGGTTCGAGTAGATGATTCCAAATTTCCCACCTCAGCATTGAAGTCGACGGGAATAATTAATCGACTATTCTGCCTAACACAGCCGAGAACTGTTGATGAATACTACTCATGCAATATAAAATCATGTCTATGATAGTGGATGAAAATTGataatacttttttattttcGACTGAAAGTATTATTATGGTAGGAAAAGATTGATAATATAAGCACAAAAATTTTAATCATGTTTttgttatataaaaaatttaatattaataactaaaattaaatagtcatatatcaaatattatatatgtgTACCTTTAAATATTATTTAGAAAATTTTTATTCGATATAAGAACGCATTGTATAATTCGATAATACAATAATATCATCTCTAAGAGAACTAGACTCTACTTTTGTCCTTCATAATATCTTTATAATCGTTGAAATTAGATGGAGATGCGAATGGATTTATAATCTTGGTATGTTGAGTTCTTACAAGTTCTATCTAGTTATATAACAACTagacataatataatatttattattgggCTTTATGTaagatttcaatctaattctaAATAATCTAACTTTAAAACAGTAAAAAAGATTTTAGGTACTTAAAAGAAATATTATCTTTAGGATtattatatcataaatataaatatcacaTTGAAGCTTAGTTGATGGAGCATCTAACAAGTGTTGTAAACTCTAATTTTAACATCCTCCTCCTCTTGAATTTGGTTATAATTTTAAGTTGTAGGAGGTAAGAGATCTTGTAAAAAAGAGTGTGGAAGTTATCTCTTGTCTATTGAGAAGAAGATTGATAATAAAAGCCAATGACCTCGAGAGAAgattgaactactataaattgatttgcttCTTTTACTTGTGACTTAGTTTTATTCTTTTACTTATAACTTTAACTCGATTAATTAAGTTTTCAAAATGTGTTGCTTTATTGATCAAGTTTTAAAATCGGTTAAAAACgttattgtactaattcaccccccttctcaatgccattaagatcttaacattataattatgataataaaatttatattcctTGAATACTTTTGTATAACTAATAAAATACCTAGAAGTGTTTTATGGATCTAATTTCTTTTTACGTAGATTGAAGACTCTCAACCCGAAATAGATAGATgtttcaaattaatttttttactagTTCATAACTTAAATAGAGTTCATAGAATTAATTTACTAGGGACTTTATTTatgatatacatagttgtcctaaAAGCCTCACCTCATATCGATTTAAGTAtaaaggaataactcatcatactCCTAATTATATTCATATAAATATGATTTTACCTTTCGGTAATGCTATTCTGATGTGGCACGTCTAGTATGGCATATTaagaataaatattttacttttctaggaatctagcaaaagggttAAGATTTTGACCTAACTCATCATATTTACCATAAAATTTATTACCcctgatttgataattttaattattcTATCTTATTATCTCTTGACTTCATTTCCTAAGACTTTTTATATATTAGATTTACATAGTTATATTTTTTTAGGTcatctataaatataataaatattagtATGAATTATCTAAAAGAATTCTTTAcctcttatgatattttttattatatgctTTGTTT
The DNA window shown above is from Musa acuminata AAA Group cultivar baxijiao chromosome BXJ2-4, Cavendish_Baxijiao_AAA, whole genome shotgun sequence and carries:
- the LOC103983149 gene encoding probable aquaporin PIP2-2; translation: MAKDVEAAAGHGEYAVKDYTDPPPAPLFDWEELTKWSLYRAAIAEFIATMLFLYVTVATVIGYKHQSDPNVNPTDAACSGVGILGIAWAFGGMIFILVYCTAGISGGHINPAVTFGLFLARKVSLIRALLYMIAQCLGAICGVGLVKGFQKAFFVRYGGGANELSDGYSKGTGLAAEIIGTFVLVYTVFSATDPKRSARDSHVPVLAPLPIGFAVFMVHLATIPITGTGINPARSFGAAVIYNKDKAWDDQWIFWVGPLIGAAIAAAYHQYILRAGAVKALGSFRSNA